The following proteins are encoded in a genomic region of Sphingopyxis sp. YF1:
- the rpiB gene encoding ribose 5-phosphate isomerase B → MRIAIASDHAAYELKAQLADWLRAEGHEVEDLGTNGPDSVDYPDYGYRLAEAVATGAAEKGVALCGSGIGISISVNRNPACRCALVSEPLSAKLAREHNDANVIAMGARLTGIDMAKACLTAFLSTGFAGDRHARRVDKLSHPPQLETSR, encoded by the coding sequence ATGCGCATCGCGATTGCATCCGACCACGCCGCCTACGAACTCAAGGCCCAGCTCGCCGACTGGCTGCGCGCCGAAGGCCATGAGGTCGAGGACCTCGGCACCAACGGACCCGACAGCGTCGACTACCCCGATTACGGCTATCGCCTTGCCGAAGCGGTGGCGACCGGGGCGGCCGAAAAGGGCGTCGCGCTGTGCGGGTCGGGGATCGGCATCTCGATCTCGGTCAACCGCAACCCCGCGTGCCGCTGTGCGCTCGTGTCCGAACCGCTGTCGGCGAAGCTCGCGCGCGAACATAATGACGCGAACGTGATCGCAATGGGCGCGCGCCTGACCGGCATCGACATGGCCAAGGCGTGCCTGACCGCCTTCCTGAGCACCGGCTTCGCGGGCGACCGTCACGCGCGCCGCGTCGACAAGCTTTCCCACCCTCCCCAACTGGAGACCAGCCGATGA
- the aguB gene encoding N-carbamoylputrescine amidase, whose protein sequence is MTRTLTVAALQLALPGPVRPNVDAVTALVEEAAAKGAHVILPPELFEGPYFCQAEEEELFATAHPTGEHPSVIAMQALAAKLRVAIPTSFFERDGHHYYNTLAMIGPDGAIMGTYRKSHIPDGPGYEEKYYFRPGNTGFKVWDVFGARIGVGVCWDQWYPECARAMALMGAELLFYPTAIGSEPYDAELDTSRMWRRAMQGHAVSNCMPVIAANRIGTEGAANFYGHSFISDEWGDLTQHYGASETGVLVETIDLDRAAKHRAGMGFFRDRRPQLYGRLVEDI, encoded by the coding sequence ATGACCCGCACCCTCACCGTCGCCGCGCTGCAACTCGCCCTGCCCGGTCCCGTCCGGCCGAACGTCGACGCCGTCACCGCGCTCGTCGAAGAGGCCGCCGCGAAAGGCGCGCACGTGATCCTGCCCCCCGAACTCTTCGAAGGCCCCTATTTCTGCCAGGCCGAAGAGGAGGAATTGTTCGCGACCGCGCATCCGACCGGCGAGCATCCGAGCGTGATCGCGATGCAGGCGCTCGCCGCGAAGCTTCGGGTCGCGATCCCGACGAGCTTCTTCGAGCGCGACGGCCATCATTATTACAACACGCTCGCGATGATCGGCCCCGACGGCGCGATCATGGGCACGTACCGCAAATCGCACATCCCTGACGGCCCGGGCTATGAAGAGAAATATTATTTCCGCCCCGGCAACACGGGCTTCAAGGTCTGGGACGTCTTCGGCGCGCGGATCGGCGTCGGGGTGTGCTGGGACCAATGGTATCCCGAATGCGCGCGTGCGATGGCACTGATGGGCGCCGAACTGCTCTTCTACCCCACCGCGATCGGCAGCGAGCCCTATGACGCCGAGCTCGACACCAGCCGCATGTGGCGGCGCGCGATGCAGGGCCATGCGGTATCGAACTGCATGCCGGTGATCGCCGCGAACCGCATCGGGACCGAGGGCGCCGCGAACTTCTATGGCCACAGCTTCATCAGCGACGAATGGGGCGACCTGACCCAGCACTATGGCGCGAGCGAAACCGGCGTCCTGGTCGAGACGATCGACCTCGACCGCGCGGCAAAGCACCGCGCGGGAATGGGCTTCTTCCGCGACCGCCGCCCGCAACTCTACGGCCGGCTCGTCGAAGACATCTGA
- a CDS encoding agmatine deiminase family protein, whose protein sequence is MTLLMPAEWAPHDAVWIGFPHMAEEWSGQIDAARRDVAAFANAVHDGGRGEKVHLLVRDHDNADIAEALVDEGVQLFVAPFGDIWLRDTGPIIVGTGARREARNFDFNWWGNKFVMPGDREIGAILAAHADLPTQHLDWVLEGGGIDVDGTGLAVTTEECLLNPNRNPSLTRDDIAVRLHQSLGIDRLLWLGDGLIGDHTDGHVDNLARFVGEGRLAIPVAAGDDDPNAAIYADARARAAAFGGIEIVDLPSPGRVELDGEIAAASYMNFYIGNSSVVVPTYGVANDTAAVDAIAAFFPGRRAVGVPARGIIAGGGSFHCSSQQLPA, encoded by the coding sequence ATGACGCTGCTTATGCCCGCCGAATGGGCGCCCCATGACGCCGTCTGGATCGGATTTCCGCATATGGCGGAGGAATGGTCGGGCCAGATCGACGCGGCGCGGCGCGACGTCGCGGCCTTTGCGAACGCCGTTCATGACGGCGGGCGGGGCGAAAAGGTGCATCTTCTCGTTCGCGACCATGACAATGCCGATATCGCCGAGGCGCTTGTCGATGAGGGTGTGCAGTTATTCGTCGCGCCCTTCGGCGATATCTGGCTGCGCGACACGGGCCCGATCATCGTCGGCACCGGCGCGCGGCGCGAGGCGCGCAATTTCGATTTCAACTGGTGGGGCAACAAGTTCGTGATGCCCGGCGACCGTGAGATTGGCGCTATTCTCGCTGCACACGCGGACCTGCCGACGCAGCATCTCGACTGGGTGCTCGAAGGCGGCGGCATCGACGTCGACGGCACCGGCCTTGCCGTCACCACCGAGGAATGCCTGCTCAACCCCAACCGCAACCCGTCGCTGACGCGCGACGATATCGCGGTGCGGCTGCACCAGTCGCTCGGCATCGACCGGCTGCTGTGGCTCGGCGACGGGCTGATCGGCGACCACACCGACGGCCATGTCGACAATCTCGCGCGCTTCGTCGGCGAAGGGCGGCTGGCGATCCCGGTCGCGGCGGGCGACGACGATCCCAACGCCGCCATCTATGCCGACGCGCGCGCGCGCGCCGCGGCGTTCGGCGGGATCGAGATCGTCGACCTGCCCTCGCCCGGCCGGGTCGAACTGGACGGCGAGATCGCGGCGGCGAGCTATATGAATTTCTATATCGGCAACAGCAGCGTCGTCGTGCCGACCTATGGCGTCGCCAACGACACCGCCGCGGTCGATGCGATCGCCGCGTTCTTCCCCGGCCGCCGCGCAGTCGGCGTGCCCGCGCGCGGCATCATCGCCGGCGGCGGCAGCTTCCATTGCTCGAGCCAGCAGCTTCCGGCATAG
- the nrdR gene encoding transcriptional regulator NrdR: MRCPYCGHEDSQVKDSRPTEDGAAIRRRRQCEDCGARFTTFERIQLREVGVLKADGGREPFDREKLMRSVQIACRKRPIDGARIERLVSGIQRQLETSGENEVKASQIGAMVMEALKGFDNVAYIRFASVYRDFTEAKDFEDFASTITEAARPAK; encoded by the coding sequence ATGCGCTGCCCCTATTGCGGACATGAAGACAGCCAGGTGAAGGACAGCCGTCCGACCGAGGACGGCGCGGCGATCCGCCGCCGCCGTCAGTGCGAGGATTGCGGCGCGCGCTTCACCACCTTCGAGCGCATCCAGCTGCGCGAAGTCGGGGTGCTCAAGGCCGACGGCGGCCGCGAGCCCTTCGACCGCGAGAAGCTGATGCGCAGCGTCCAGATCGCGTGCCGCAAGCGGCCGATCGACGGCGCGCGCATCGAACGGCTGGTGTCGGGAATCCAGCGTCAGCTCGAAACGTCGGGCGAGAATGAGGTCAAGGCGTCGCAGATCGGTGCGATGGTGATGGAGGCGCTCAAGGGTTTCGACAACGTCGCCTATATCCGCTTCGCCAGCGTCTATCGCGACTTCACCGAAGCCAAGGATTTCGAAGACTTTGCGTCGACGATCACCGAGGCCGCGAGGCCCGCGAAATGA
- the glyA gene encoding serine hydroxymethyltransferase: MTTETLDKPIKSAGYFTDGVDKVDPAVAAAMKHELDREQHQIELIASENIVSKAVLEAQGSVFTNKYAEGYPGRRYYQGCGPSDEVETLAIDRAKKLFDCNFANVQPHSGAQANGAVMLALTKPGATILGMSLDAGGHLTHGAAPAMSGKWYNAIQYGVRPDDHLVDFDQVEALAKEHRPTLIIAGGSAYPRTLDFARFRAIADDVGALLMVDMAHFAGLVAGGAHPSPMEHAHVVTTTTHKTLRGPRGGMILTNDEAIAKRINSAVFPGLQGGPLMHVIAAKAVAFGEALRPEFKDYAKATIANAQALANRLQARGADVVAGGTDTHLALIDLRPLGVTGRDADEALERSAITCNKNGIPFDPLPPIKTSGIRVGSPAGTTRGFGIAEFEKIGDMVADVLEALRDKGEHGDADVEADVRKRVRALCERFPIYQG, from the coding sequence ATGACCACAGAAACGCTCGACAAGCCCATCAAATCGGCCGGCTATTTCACCGACGGCGTCGACAAGGTCGATCCCGCGGTCGCCGCGGCGATGAAGCATGAACTCGACCGCGAGCAGCACCAGATCGAACTGATCGCATCGGAAAACATCGTCTCTAAGGCCGTGCTCGAAGCGCAGGGCAGCGTCTTCACCAACAAATATGCCGAAGGCTATCCTGGCCGCCGCTATTATCAGGGTTGCGGCCCGTCGGACGAGGTCGAGACGCTGGCGATCGACCGTGCCAAGAAGCTGTTCGACTGCAATTTCGCGAACGTCCAGCCGCACTCGGGCGCGCAGGCGAACGGCGCGGTGATGCTCGCGCTGACCAAGCCCGGCGCGACGATCCTCGGCATGAGCCTCGACGCCGGCGGCCACCTGACCCACGGCGCGGCTCCGGCGATGTCGGGCAAATGGTATAACGCCATCCAATATGGCGTGCGCCCCGACGACCATCTCGTCGATTTCGACCAGGTCGAGGCGCTGGCCAAGGAACACCGCCCGACGCTGATCATCGCGGGCGGTTCGGCCTATCCGCGCACGCTCGACTTCGCGCGCTTCCGCGCGATCGCCGACGATGTCGGCGCGCTGCTGATGGTCGACATGGCGCATTTCGCGGGGCTCGTCGCCGGCGGCGCGCATCCGTCGCCGATGGAGCATGCGCATGTCGTCACCACCACGACGCACAAGACGCTGCGCGGCCCGCGCGGCGGCATGATCCTGACCAATGACGAAGCGATTGCGAAGCGCATCAATTCGGCGGTTTTCCCCGGGCTTCAGGGCGGCCCGCTGATGCACGTCATCGCCGCCAAGGCGGTCGCGTTCGGCGAAGCACTGCGCCCCGAGTTCAAGGATTATGCCAAGGCGACGATCGCCAACGCACAGGCACTCGCCAACCGGCTGCAGGCGCGCGGCGCCGATGTGGTCGCGGGCGGCACCGACACGCACCTCGCGCTGATCGACCTGCGCCCGCTCGGCGTCACCGGCCGCGACGCCGACGAGGCGCTCGAGCGCAGCGCGATCACCTGCAACAAGAACGGCATCCCGTTCGACCCGCTGCCGCCGATCAAGACCAGCGGCATCCGCGTCGGTTCGCCCGCGGGCACGACGCGCGGCTTCGGCATCGCCGAATTCGAGAAGATCGGCGATATGGTCGCCGACGTGCTCGAAGCGCTGCGCGACAAGGGCGAGCACGGCGACGCCGATGTCGAGGCCGATGTTCGCAAGCGCGTCCGCGCGCTGTGCGAGCGCTTCCCCATCTATCAGGGCTGA
- a CDS encoding M28 family metallopeptidase, producing MLRSPRSTAAFAVLLSLAACGGSDKAASDAAVTAIPDVQIPELSLKTLQEVTRELSSDAYEGRAPGTPGEEKTVAYIIKKYEEAGLKPGNNGKWTQDVPLVEITAQNATPLSFTGGKTPVTAQYAKDYVAFSWRVQPKTAVKDSDVVFVGYGINAPEKGWNDYAGLDVKGKTVVVLVNDPDWQTKETKGDFNGRAMTYYGRWSYKYEEAARQGAAAVLIVHDTEPAAYGWNVVESSNTGTQYLAESKDGGAKETVANGWIQLAKAKELFASAGQDFDKLRDAAKVKGFKPVALTGVKANFAFDNQIAKKMSRNVIGVLPGAKRPDEYVLYTGHWDHLGRCTPVGGDDICNGAVDNASGIAGLVTLAQAFKTAGAPDRSIVFLAVTAEESGLLGSKYYAENPVFPLAQTVGGVNMDALNAVGPAKDIVVVGGGKSELDAYVEKLAKMEGRTIKAEPTPEKGFYYRSDHFSFAKLGVPMFNFGSGDDLVEGGVDAGKKASEDYEKNRYHAPGDEYDAITNWGGMMADLKLYYAAGRMLAMTDAWPNWNEGDEFRAARDKSRAGK from the coding sequence ATGCTGCGTTCCCCCCGATCCACCGCGGCTTTCGCGGTCCTTCTGTCGCTTGCCGCGTGCGGCGGCTCCGACAAGGCAGCGAGCGATGCCGCCGTCACCGCCATCCCCGACGTCCAGATCCCCGAACTGTCGCTCAAGACGCTGCAGGAAGTGACCAGGGAGCTGTCTTCGGACGCCTATGAGGGCCGCGCCCCGGGCACCCCGGGCGAGGAAAAGACCGTCGCCTATATCATCAAGAAATATGAGGAAGCCGGGCTGAAGCCGGGCAACAACGGCAAGTGGACGCAGGATGTGCCGCTGGTCGAGATCACCGCACAGAACGCGACCCCGCTCAGCTTCACCGGCGGCAAGACCCCGGTCACCGCGCAATATGCCAAGGACTATGTCGCATTCAGCTGGCGCGTCCAGCCGAAGACCGCGGTCAAGGACAGCGACGTCGTCTTCGTCGGCTATGGCATCAACGCCCCCGAAAAGGGCTGGAACGACTATGCCGGGCTCGACGTGAAGGGCAAGACCGTCGTCGTCCTCGTCAACGATCCCGACTGGCAGACCAAGGAAACCAAGGGCGATTTCAACGGTCGCGCGATGACCTATTACGGCCGCTGGTCGTATAAATATGAGGAAGCCGCGCGGCAGGGCGCCGCCGCCGTCCTCATCGTCCACGACACCGAACCCGCCGCCTATGGCTGGAACGTCGTCGAATCGAGCAACACCGGCACCCAATATCTGGCCGAAAGCAAGGACGGCGGCGCGAAGGAAACCGTCGCCAACGGCTGGATCCAGCTTGCCAAGGCGAAGGAACTCTTCGCCAGCGCCGGTCAGGATTTCGACAAGCTGCGCGACGCGGCAAAGGTCAAGGGCTTCAAGCCCGTCGCGCTGACCGGCGTGAAGGCGAACTTCGCCTTCGACAACCAGATCGCGAAAAAGATGTCGCGCAACGTCATCGGCGTGCTGCCGGGGGCCAAGCGCCCCGACGAATATGTGCTCTACACCGGCCACTGGGACCATCTCGGCCGCTGCACACCCGTGGGCGGCGACGACATCTGCAACGGCGCGGTCGACAATGCGAGCGGCATCGCCGGTCTCGTGACGCTGGCACAGGCGTTCAAGACCGCCGGCGCGCCCGACCGCAGCATCGTGTTCCTCGCGGTCACCGCCGAGGAATCGGGGCTGCTCGGTTCGAAATATTATGCCGAGAACCCGGTCTTCCCGCTCGCGCAGACCGTCGGCGGGGTGAATATGGACGCACTCAACGCGGTCGGCCCGGCCAAGGACATCGTCGTTGTCGGCGGCGGCAAGTCCGAGCTCGACGCCTATGTCGAAAAGCTCGCCAAGATGGAGGGCCGCACGATCAAGGCCGAACCGACCCCCGAAAAGGGCTTCTACTACCGGTCGGACCATTTCAGCTTCGCCAAGCTCGGCGTGCCGATGTTCAACTTCGGCAGCGGCGACGATCTGGTCGAGGGCGGGGTCGATGCCGGCAAGAAGGCATCGGAAGACTATGAAAAGAACCGCTACCACGCTCCCGGCGACGAATATGACGCGATCACCAACTGGGGCGGCATGATGGCCGACCTCAAGCTCTATTACGCCGCGGGCCGCATGCTCGCGATGACCGACGCCTGGCCGAACTGGAACGAGGGCGACGAATTCCGCGCCGCCCGCGACAAGTCGCGCGCCGGCAAATAA
- a CDS encoding chorismate mutase, whose amino-acid sequence MTAAKSPDDCQTMTDVRAGVDQVDRELVALLVRRFGYMDAAARIKSDRGAVRDEARKAQVLDNVASEAEAVGLEPARLRAVWNELVEQSIAYEAVRWDRIRAGD is encoded by the coding sequence ATGACCGCCGCCAAATCTCCCGACGACTGCCAGACGATGACCGACGTGCGCGCCGGGGTCGATCAGGTCGACCGCGAACTCGTCGCGCTGCTCGTGCGCCGTTTCGGATATATGGATGCCGCCGCGCGCATCAAGTCCGACCGCGGCGCGGTGCGCGACGAAGCGCGCAAGGCGCAGGTGCTCGACAATGTCGCCAGCGAAGCTGAGGCCGTCGGGCTAGAGCCCGCGCGGCTGCGCGCGGTGTGGAACGAGCTGGTCGAGCAGTCGATCGCCTATGAAGCGGTGCGCTGGGATCGTATCCGCGCCGGGGACTGA
- a CDS encoding alpha/beta hydrolase, protein MPDVIFPGPEGRIEGRFSPPPRPRAPVALILHPHPQGGGTMNDRITQAMYKSFVARGFAVLRFNFRGVGRSQGTFDNGIGELSDAASALDWVQSIHPEAQTTWIAGFSFGAWIGMQLLMRRPEIRGFLSVAPPANMYDFSFLAPCPSSGIIVAGGQDEIVPPNAVQKLVDKLRTQKGITIHHDEIPRANHFFEHELDQLMKSLDNYLDMRLAPDSPIR, encoded by the coding sequence ATGCCCGACGTGATTTTCCCCGGCCCCGAAGGCCGTATCGAAGGCCGTTTCTCGCCGCCGCCGCGCCCGCGCGCGCCCGTCGCGCTGATCCTGCACCCGCACCCGCAGGGCGGCGGCACGATGAACGACCGCATCACGCAGGCGATGTACAAGAGCTTCGTCGCGCGCGGCTTTGCGGTGCTGCGCTTCAACTTCCGCGGCGTCGGCCGCAGCCAGGGCACGTTCGACAACGGCATCGGCGAACTCAGCGACGCCGCCTCGGCGCTCGACTGGGTCCAGTCGATCCATCCCGAGGCGCAGACCACGTGGATCGCGGGCTTCAGCTTCGGCGCGTGGATCGGCATGCAGCTGTTGATGCGCCGCCCCGAAATCCGCGGCTTCCTGTCGGTCGCACCGCCGGCGAACATGTACGACTTCAGCTTCCTCGCCCCCTGCCCCTCGTCGGGCATCATCGTCGCGGGCGGGCAGGACGAGATCGTGCCGCCGAACGCCGTGCAGAAACTGGTCGACAAGCTGCGCACGCAGAAGGGGATCACGATCCATCACGACGAGATTCCGCGCGCGAACCATTTCTTCGAGCATGAACTCGACCAGCTGATGAAGTCGCTCGACAATTATCTCGACATGCGGCTCGCGCCCGATTCGCCGATCCGCTGA
- the rpsD gene encoding 30S ribosomal protein S4, producing the protein MSKRQSAKYKLDRRMGENIWGRPKSPVNRREYGPGQHGQRRKGKMSDFGIQLRAKQKLKGYYGDITEKQFKKNYFEASRMKGDTGQNLIGLLERRLDAVVYRSKFTPTIFSARQLVSHGHVYVNGVKCNIASRLVKPGDEITLGKKAQEMALVAEAQSLPERDLPEYLSVDGTKATYIRVPTLDEVPYPVKMEPNLVVEFYSR; encoded by the coding sequence ATGTCGAAGCGCCAGAGCGCCAAGTATAAACTCGACCGCCGGATGGGCGAAAACATCTGGGGTCGCCCGAAGAGCCCGGTCAATCGTCGCGAATACGGCCCCGGCCAGCACGGCCAGCGCCGCAAGGGCAAGATGTCGGACTTCGGCATCCAGCTCCGCGCAAAGCAGAAGCTCAAGGGCTATTACGGCGATATCACCGAAAAGCAGTTCAAGAAGAACTATTTCGAAGCCAGCCGCATGAAGGGCGACACCGGTCAGAACCTGATCGGCCTGCTCGAGCGCCGCCTCGACGCGGTCGTCTACCGCTCGAAGTTCACCCCGACGATCTTCTCGGCGCGCCAGCTCGTCAGCCACGGCCACGTCTATGTCAACGGCGTGAAGTGCAACATCGCGAGCCGCCTCGTGAAGCCGGGCGACGAAATCACCCTCGGCAAGAAGGCGCAGGAAATGGCGCTGGTTGCCGAAGCGCAGAGCCTGCCCGAGCGCGACCTGCCCGAATATCTGTCGGTCGACGGCACCAAGGCGACCTACATCCGCGTCCCGACGCTCGACGAGGTCCCCTATCCGGTGAAGATGGAACCGAACCTGGTCGTCGAATTCTATTCGCGCTGA
- a CDS encoding S9 family peptidase produces the protein MLKKWILAGALVALEAVPATAQTDNAALYGARESIGDISMSPDGTQLAFIQPARNRGSVLFVAGVDGGVPKAVFQSDGAPWNLAGCNWASNVRLVCTLFGVSDPGVGHPVPFTRMVAVGTDGSNVKQLGQNSLKGAYGLHQFDGQIIAWPVTDNGQVVMTREYRQEEQTNTRLSSVEEGLGVDMVDTASLRVRRIESPRIDASRYLADETGAVRIVGVRATDGQGMMRDLMIYSYRKPGSRDWKPLSRATSDGDAFVPVAVDGKRNLAYGFKDKDGRSAVYAVTLGETATEELLFAHDQVDAGEVLRIGRTGRVIGVAYSTDKPEHKLFDPEYAALAGRLQKALPGLPLIRFVDASRDESRLLLFAGSDIDPGRYYVYDKTSRQLNEVALARPELEGRTQAEVKPVQYAATDGTMIPAYLTLPPGRETKKLPAIVMPHGGPSARDEWGFDWLAQYYAAQGYAVIQPNFRGSAGYGDDWYVENGFKSWKIAVGDVNDAARWMVKEGIADPAKLAVVGWSYGGYAALQSGVLDPDLFKATVAIAPVTDLKALVGRAGNFTNAKIIGDYIGTGPHLVEGSPAQQAAQIKAPVLLFSGDQDLNVDISQSKAMEAALKKAGKPVEFVTYPGLDHQIHDSIARADMLRRSDAFLKNALQLP, from the coding sequence ATGCTGAAAAAATGGATTTTGGCCGGCGCTCTGGTTGCGCTCGAAGCAGTGCCTGCGACCGCGCAGACGGACAATGCGGCGCTCTATGGTGCGCGTGAAAGTATCGGCGATATCAGCATGTCGCCCGACGGAACACAACTCGCCTTCATCCAGCCCGCGCGCAATCGCGGATCGGTCCTGTTCGTGGCGGGTGTCGATGGGGGAGTGCCCAAAGCCGTGTTTCAGTCCGACGGTGCGCCCTGGAACCTCGCGGGATGCAATTGGGCCTCGAATGTGCGGCTTGTCTGCACCCTCTTTGGCGTGTCGGATCCCGGCGTCGGCCATCCCGTACCCTTCACGCGAATGGTCGCGGTCGGGACGGACGGTTCTAACGTCAAGCAGCTCGGCCAGAACAGTCTGAAGGGCGCCTATGGTTTGCATCAGTTCGATGGCCAGATCATCGCCTGGCCGGTTACCGACAACGGGCAGGTGGTGATGACCCGCGAATACCGGCAAGAGGAGCAGACCAACACCCGGCTTTCGAGCGTCGAGGAGGGGCTGGGCGTCGATATGGTCGACACGGCGAGCCTGCGCGTCCGGCGGATCGAATCCCCGCGCATCGACGCCTCGCGCTACCTTGCCGACGAGACCGGGGCCGTCCGCATCGTGGGCGTACGCGCGACCGATGGGCAGGGCATGATGCGCGACCTGATGATCTACAGTTATCGCAAGCCGGGTTCGCGCGACTGGAAGCCGCTTTCGCGCGCGACCAGCGACGGGGATGCGTTCGTCCCCGTTGCGGTCGACGGCAAGCGCAACCTTGCTTATGGTTTCAAGGACAAGGATGGACGTAGCGCGGTCTACGCCGTTACGCTGGGCGAAACGGCGACCGAGGAATTGTTGTTCGCGCACGATCAGGTCGATGCGGGTGAAGTGCTGCGGATCGGCCGAACGGGGCGGGTGATCGGTGTTGCCTATTCGACCGACAAGCCGGAGCATAAGCTGTTCGACCCCGAATATGCGGCGCTTGCGGGGAGGCTGCAAAAGGCGCTGCCCGGCCTACCCCTCATCCGCTTCGTCGATGCCAGTCGTGACGAAAGCCGGCTGCTGCTCTTTGCGGGCAGCGATATCGATCCTGGCCGCTACTATGTCTATGACAAGACGAGCCGGCAGCTGAACGAAGTGGCGCTCGCGCGGCCGGAACTCGAGGGGCGGACGCAAGCCGAGGTGAAGCCGGTGCAATATGCCGCCACCGATGGCACGATGATTCCCGCCTATCTGACGCTGCCGCCGGGTCGCGAGACGAAAAAGCTGCCGGCGATCGTGATGCCGCATGGCGGGCCTTCGGCGCGCGACGAATGGGGCTTCGACTGGCTGGCGCAATATTATGCCGCGCAGGGCTATGCGGTGATCCAGCCCAATTTTCGCGGGTCGGCGGGTTATGGCGATGACTGGTATGTCGAAAACGGCTTCAAGTCGTGGAAGATCGCTGTCGGAGACGTCAATGACGCCGCGCGGTGGATGGTGAAGGAAGGCATCGCCGATCCTGCGAAACTCGCTGTGGTCGGCTGGTCCTATGGCGGATATGCGGCGCTCCAGTCGGGGGTGCTCGATCCGGATCTTTTCAAGGCGACGGTGGCGATCGCGCCGGTGACCGACCTCAAGGCTCTGGTCGGCCGGGCGGGCAATTTCACCAATGCGAAGATCATCGGCGATTATATCGGGACCGGGCCCCATCTCGTCGAAGGCTCGCCGGCGCAGCAGGCGGCGCAGATCAAGGCGCCGGTGCTGCTGTTCAGCGGCGACCAGGACCTGAACGTCGACATTTCACAGTCGAAAGCGATGGAAGCGGCGCTGAAGAAGGCGGGCAAGCCGGTCGAGTTCGTGACCTATCCGGGCCTGGATCATCAAATCCATGATTCGATCGCGCGGGCGGATATGTTGCGCCGGTCCGACGCCTTCCTGAAAAACGCGCTGCAGCTGCCCTAG
- a CDS encoding RNA methyltransferase: MTAAAPPPVIVLVRPQLGENIGKAARAMLNFGLTELRLVAPRDGWPNPDAGPAASGADIVLANAAVYDSLAAATADCTHIYATTVRKRGVTKPVMTPEAAATQVHATAGRSAYVFGPERSGLETDDVALAHSIVTVPINPEFGSLNLAQAVILLAYEWSKGVALASPPEAPLDPPAPHAELEELMQHFVRDLDKAGYFFPAERTDATLRTLRTTLTKTGWSHNDIRMMHGIVTALGRTPRAR; this comes from the coding sequence ATGACCGCGGCGGCCCCGCCCCCCGTCATCGTCCTCGTCCGCCCCCAGCTCGGCGAGAATATCGGCAAGGCGGCGCGCGCGATGCTCAATTTCGGGCTGACCGAGCTGCGCCTCGTCGCCCCGCGCGACGGCTGGCCCAACCCCGACGCCGGGCCGGCGGCATCGGGGGCCGATATCGTGCTCGCCAATGCGGCGGTCTATGACAGCCTCGCCGCGGCGACGGCCGACTGCACGCACATCTATGCGACCACGGTGCGCAAGCGCGGCGTGACCAAGCCGGTGATGACGCCCGAAGCGGCGGCGACGCAGGTCCACGCGACCGCGGGCCGCTCGGCCTATGTCTTCGGCCCCGAACGCTCGGGGCTCGAAACCGACGATGTCGCGCTCGCGCACAGCATCGTGACCGTGCCGATCAACCCCGAATTCGGATCGCTCAACCTCGCGCAGGCGGTGATCCTGCTCGCCTATGAATGGTCGAAGGGGGTCGCGCTCGCGAGTCCGCCCGAAGCTCCGCTCGACCCGCCTGCCCCGCACGCCGAGCTGGAAGAGCTGATGCAGCATTTCGTCCGCGACCTCGACAAGGCGGGCTATTTCTTCCCTGCCGAACGGACCGATGCGACGCTGCGCACGCTGCGCACCACGTTGACCAAGACCGGCTGGTCGCACAACGATATCCGGATGATGCACGGCATCGTGACCGCGCTCGGACGCACGCCTCGCGCCCGATAG